The window GCAATTCCGGCGGCGCGTACGGCACGCTGGCGGCGATGGCGTCGTTGAGCCCGGCGCCGGCGCGGGCCAACTCGGCGAGTTGACGGGTCCAGAGCTGCCAGGCCCGTGCGAGCTTGGACTGTTCGCGGCGGCGGCGGGGCGCAGCCATGAACGGCGGGAGCAGCGCGCCCAAGCCGCCGAGCAGCACCGCCATGCCCAGCAGCCCGGTGGCATACCAGCCGAGGATCAGGCCTCCCAGGGCGCCGAGGATCTGTGCCAGCCCCACCTTCGACAGCCGGCGCCGCCCGGCTCCGGCGGGATTCTTGGGATGCTCCGGCTCGGGTTCACCGCGGGCACTGCGCCGCGCCCCTGAGGCGCCAGTCGCTCCGGCGGTGATCACGGCAAGACCCACCACGGCTGCTGCGACGAACAACAGCCCGCTCACGGCGTCCTCACGGGGCTACGAGGTCGCGGGCCCGCTGCACGGAGTCGAGGAGACCCTCAGGGGGCCAGCGCGACGTGTCGAGGCCGCCTTCGAGGATGCGATCGATCACCTCGGGATTGCGGGGTTGGGAGCGCAGCATCAGCGGGGCATTGCGTGACGTGCGCCCGAAGATCTCATGGGTCTCGAAACGCTCACCGTCGGCGCAGGAGACCTCGGCGATGGAATTGACGCCCCGGAATCCGGTACGGGGGTCGCCGCGCAGGTGCACGACGAGGTGGATCACCTCGGCGACCTCCTGTACGAGTGCCGACTGGATCCCGGCGCCGCCCGCCGCCAGGCAGTAGCGCACGAGCCGGCTGAGCGCCTGGCGCGGCGAGGAGGCGTGGATCGTGGCCATGGAGCCGTCCGAGCCGGTGCCGCACGCTGACAGGAAGGTGGCGGCCTCGGACCCGCGCAACTCGCCGACGATGACCCGGTCGGCGCCCGAGCGCAGCGACCGCTTGGCGAGTTCCTCCATGCTGATCTCGCCGGAGCCGTCGCTGTTGGCCTCGCGGGTCTCGACGGCGAATGTCAGCGGGTGCGACTGGTCGAGGAACAACTCGAATGTTTGCTCGAGGGTGCAGACCACCTCTGAAGGCCCGACCTCGGCGAGCAGGGCGCGCAGCAGCGTCGTCTTGCCGGCGCCGAGGGCGCCGCACACCAGGATGTTGGCCGGCCCGGGCGGGCGCACCGCGGCGCGCAGGAACTCGGCCGCCTGCTCCGAGAGCGACCCGGACTCCACGAGATCGTCGAGCCGCACGTCGCGGTGGCGGTGGCAGCGCACCGTCAGGAACGGGGCGCCGCACACCTCCATGGCCGCGAAGACGCGTTCGCCGGTGCGCAGGCGCAGATCCAGCAGCGGCGAGGACTGGTCGAAGCGGCGACCCGTCTGGCCGTGCGTGGTGGCCAGGTGGGCAACGTAGCGGACCATGTCCTCCTCGTCGCCGAACACGGGCTCACCCACGAGCTCCTGGCGGCCCCCCGACAGGCCCAGCATCACCAGCTCGGGTCCGAAGCAGTAGATGTTCTCGACGTCGTTGCGCTCGAGGAAGCGCTGCAGCGGGCCGGCCCCGAGCAGCCCCGCCATCTCCTCCTGCAGCCAGCGCAGATCGTCGTCGGACAGCACCCGGCCGGTGGTGTTGAGTTCCCGCGCCAGGCGCGAACGGATGGCGCCGTCGGCAAGATCCCGGCAGCCCTCGGCCACGGCCAGCGGCTCGTCGTCGTTCTCCTCGACGTTCAGCCGGTAGTCCTGGACGAGCGGCAGCACCTCGTCCCAGATCTCCTCACGCAGAGACATCCCGCCTCCTCCACTGGCGCGTCCGGTTCTCGGACTCGGCCTCCGCGTCGGCTCCGGCGCCGGTCCGGGCCGGGGTCGCAGAGGTCGGTGCCGCGAGCCGGTCCTGGGGCAGCGATGTCACGACGGTCCCCGGATCGCCGGTGGCGTCGATGACCCCGCTGAGGCGACCCGTCACCTCGGCGAGGACCGTCCCGAAGGACGAGTCGCGGCCCCGGAACCGCATCCTGAGGAGCTTCTCGTCGGAGATGAGCGGCAGGCGGCCGATCACCTCGAGTCCGGTGATCCGCTGCAGCGCATCGTCGGCCGGCGGGGAGTCCGCCTCGGCGAGGAGCAGGCGCAACTGCGCGGCGCTGCCGGACAGGCCGGCCTGTCGCAGCCAGGCGGCGAACGCCTCCGCGGTCCCCTCGCCGGCGAAGCGCTTGTGATGGACCAGCGCCGAGGCGTGCTCGAGCAGCGGCAGGACGGCGTCGAACTGCTGCCACGACGGTACCGAGACGATCACCCGCCGAGTGCGGTCGAGTTCGCGCAACTCGGCAGCGCGCTCGGCCAGCCAGCCGCCGGCGACGCGCCCGCCGGCGGCGCTGTCGGGCGCGAACAGCAGCCACAGCGACTCGGGCCGGGCGCCCAGGCTGTAGCAGTGCGCAGCCAGCGCGTCGACCCGCATCGGGTCTCGCGCTGCGATGAGTGTCGGCAGGCCGCGGGCAGCCGGCGAGAACGGCGCGCCGAGGGCTCGGCCGCATCGCCGCGCCAGGCGCGACCCGGTGGCGTCGGCGTCGACGAACAGCGCCCTCCGGTCGCTCTCGCTGAGCCGCCGGCCGAGCGCCAACGCCAACGATCCCGTGTCGAGGCGCGTCCGGTCGCCGCCGGCGACGACTAGCACGGTGCGTCTCCTACGGCGCCCATTGCAGGTACGCCGCGTCCACGGCCTCCACCAAGGCTCTGACCTCGGACGCGTCGAGTTTGCGGTCCGCCGGCTGGTTCACCGGCAGCACGATCGGCGTGGCGCCCAGTCGTTGAGGCAGGTACGTGTAGTAGGCCCAGCGGTCGGGAGGAGCCCAGAACGTGGCGACGCCGCCGTCCCAACCCTCCAGCACCCGCGACTCGATGACGCTCGGCGGGCGGCCGGGATCACCCAGCCCTAGATCGTTGATCTGCGCCGGCCGGCCCGGATCGACGATCAGTACCAGATCGCCGTCCCGGAGCGGCGCAGCGGCACCGGCCTCATCAAGCGGCAGGCTCACCTGGAACCACCCTGCCGGCGCCGTCGGCAGGGCCGCCACGTCCTGTCGCCACCGGGACTCCCACACGGCGTCGAGTTGGGCCGCCATCTGCTCGGCGTCGGTGCCGTCGGGGACCGGCAGAACCAGCGGGTCCGCCCCGATCTCGGTCGCCAGGAGCCGCCACTCGATCCATTCCCGCGGCGGCACGAACAGGCGCACCGACGTCCCCTGGAATTCCCGCAACTCGAGCGTGCGAATCACGCGGCGCGGCCTGCCCGAGTCACTTGCGGTCGGTTCGGCGCCCGGGTCGACCAGCAGCACCAAGTCGCCCGTGCGCACGCCGGACGGCACGAGACGCGTGTCGAGCGGCACGATCACCTCCAACTCGCCCGGACCGGCCCCGTGAACGGGCTCGGGCTCCGGCAGCGACGCCTCAATGAACTGCGCCTCCGCCTCCCACTCGGCTGCCCACACCTCGTTGAGACTTCTCGCCATCGCCTCGGGGTCTCCACCGGGCGGGACAGGCAGGACCTGTGGAGCCGACCCCAACGCCGCGTGCACGTCCCGCCATTGGGCCCACTCCGCCGGCGGCACGAACATCCGCATCGAGCTGCCGTCGAAGTCGCGCAACTCGAGCCACTGGAACACCTGGCGAGGCCGCCCCGGGTCTCTTTCGGTGGGGGGCGCGCCCGGATCCACCAGGAGCACGAGATCGCCGCGCTGCGGTGGAGTCGGGACGAGACTTGTGTCGAGCGGGACGATGACCTCCAGATCCTCGCCCGAAGGCGCCCCGGCGGGGTCGAAGAACAGGCCGCCGTGCACGACGGCACCCGCCGGGATCGGCGCCAGGGCCACGAGGCCGCTGAGCGCGCCGGCGGCCATCGGTGACCAGGCGATGTGGGGGATGCCGCCGATGTCGACGCGGACGCCGGCCAAATCGCCCGCGGACACCGCACTGCCGCGGGGAATGTCCACCGCGGCGACGAGGACCTGCTGCGGCTCCTCGAAGAAGCCGGAGGTGAGCAGGTAGCCCGCCACCCCGCCGAGGAGCACGAGAACACCGAGCAGAACGATGAGGAGACGGCGCCGCGATCCGGAACTCCCGGTCGTCGCGACGGCGGCCGGCTCGCCGGGTTGCTGGTCGGATGAGACTGTTCCGAGGACTGACACGGCCTGTGACAACGAACCTTTCTACCGGGTGCCGCGCACTTGGCTTCGAGGAGCAAGGGACCGGCATGCCGATGGCTCGGTGGGACCGACCGAACTGTCCTCGAGACAGGCGATGCGCCGCGAGGCGTCAATCCAGCGGTGGTGCAGCAATGTGACCTCCGAGGTGCCCAGAACCGGCAGCGGCACAGCGTTAATATCTGTATCCTACTGAATACTTGGTGAAAGCTGCAATCCATCGGAAACCGTCCACGTGCCGGAGGAGAGGATCGGGCGGGCATCGCCGTGTCTGTAAGGTGTGTTCATCGTGGACGAACTCGTCGACCTCATTGCGGGCCGTGCGGTGGCCGACGGATCCAACGAGTCATCCTGGCCGGGCCTCACCTACTACCGGTTCAATGGCCCGGCGCGGGTCCACGACCAAGTCGCGAGATCGCTGTCGATCTATGTCGTTGCCCAGGGTCACGGACGGGTCGAATTCAATGATCGGACTTGCGTATGCGGCCCTGCTGACTTCTTCGTCGTGGCGCAGGGCACGCGGCTGGTAGCCGACGTGCTCGAGGCTTCGCGCGACAGGCCGCTGCTCGCAGCGAGCCTGCGGATCGATCCCGTGCTCACGATCGAGTTGCTGAGCCAGATCGAACAGTGCCTCGAGAGGCCGCGGGCGGCGGCCGGCCGCCCGGCCGGGGGGGCGGGCGCGCGCGGGGCGGGGGGGGGGNNNNNNNNNNCTTGGCGGCGGGCCGCTGGTCCCCGCGGGCCTGCGGTTCCTCCCCCCGTCTCCCGTCGGTTTTTTTTCCCACCCCCCCCCCCCCCCCGCGGGGCCCCCCCCCCCCCCCCCCCCCGTCGGGCCGGACGAGCCGCCGGCCGGCGTCGGCCGACTCGGTCACGAACTCACCGGCGCGTTGGCGCGGTTCATCCGGGCGACCGACACCGACGCGGATCGTCATGTCCTCGCCCCCCTCGCCCTCCGGGAGACCGCCTACAGGGTGTTGCGGACCGGGCAGGGGGCAGCGCTCGCCGAGGCGGCGTACCGCGAGAACGCCGGTGATCGGATCAGCGCCGCCATCGCGTTCATGCGGAACGAACTGGACAAACCGATCAAGGTGGAAGACATGGCGAACCATGTGTCGATGCCGGTGTCGACGTTCGCGCACCTCTTCAAGGCGAGCACCGGCTCGGCGCCCTACCAGTACCTGAAGCGGCTGCGGTTGGATCGGGCGCGAGCGCTGCTCGTGGAGGAGAACCGGGCGGTGAGCGAAGCGTGCGAGGCCGTCGGCTACAGCACGGTCAGCCACTTCATCTCCGAGTTCAAGCGCACGTACGGCGAGACGCCCCGCGCCTACGCCAGCAGGCTGCGACGCCTCGGGATGCCGCACTCGCCCCTCGCGGACGAGCAGAGCCCGGAACGGACCCGAGCGGACGCTGTGCAGCACCCGCGTCGTGGGTAGGCGGGTGCCCGGCCGGCCCACAACGGACGGTCACGGCGAGTCGCGGAAGGTGAGCTCGCATCGAAACGGGCGCTCGGCCGCGGATGACGCGACGAGGGCGGCGCCGAGTACGACCTCACCGAACCGGCGGGCCGTGGCCAGCTCCTCACAGCGCGACCGGAACGGTGCCACGAAGGCGGGATCGTCGGGGCGGAACGACGGATCCGCCGCCGCCTCCCGGACAGCCGCCTCGTAGGCCTCGTCCACGACGAAGCTGGCCGCGACCTCCGCGTCGAGCATCAGAACCGCCGGATCCTCGAAACCGGCGACCTCGTCCTCCACGACGCGCTGCACGACGTGCGCCGTCACCGCGGCCAGCGCCGCCACCGCACCGACGACCAGCAACCACTCGAGGGTCATGAGCCCGCGCTGGCCACGCCCGCCCGCCTCGCCCCGGCGCCCCCGGCTCCGCCCGACTCTCGCTGCTGGGGCCACGGCGCGGTCAATCGTCGTCCACGATGGTCCCCACCGCCGCCGGCCGATCCAACGACGCGCCCGACGGATTGCCCAGGACCAGCAGGAACGTCTCGTCCGGCTCGTCGAGCGCGTCATCGATCAGCGGCACGCGCACCTCCGCCGCCCGCTCTCCCGGGAACACCGTCGCTGTGCCCGACACGATGGCGTAGTCCGCTCCGGCCGTCGCCTGGCCGGCCTGCGCCACGGCCCACCACGACACCGACACATCCCCGGCTCGAGGTCGATGAAGCCACACGTCGAAGGTCATGAACCGGTCTCCCTCGGAGGCCCGGGCGTCGTCCACCTCCAGCCTCGGCAAGCCCGACGGGCCGACCGGGGACGACAGGCGCACCACCGCCGACGCCCGCCCCTCGACGGTCACTGCCGGGAACAGCCCTCCCAGCGGCGCCACCGAGCCGCCGGTTTCGCACTCGACTCCCACGCTCAGCACACCCACGCCGCCCGCCGAACCGCCGTCGGACGGGTCGAAGTACAGCGACGCTTCCGACACGTACCGCTCCCCCGCAGGGCGCACCCCGGCGATGCACAGAGAATCCAGACCCGGGCGCGCCTCCAGCACCGTCTCCACCACCGTCTCGCGCCGCTCCCCCTCGCCCTCCTCGCAGCAGAGGGCAGCGGCGGTCGCCGCCTCCTCCGCCGCCAGGTCGGCCACCAGGCCCGCACGGCCCGAGACACCCGCCCACAGCACCAACAGCGCCAGCAGCATCAACACCGGCGCCAACGTCACGAACTCCAGCGCCGCAGAACCCTCCGCGCCGCGGCCGCCGCCCCGCCCCGCCACCGCCTTCTATTCCCCGAGCGGTGTCCGCGCCCCCACCGAGTCCAGCAGGCGCCGCGACGGCCCCGCCGGATCGGACACACGGAGCGAGCGCCCGGACGCGTCGGAGACGTCCAGGCGCGACCCGCACGCCGGAACCGGCGGCGGGCTCCCCGGATCCGCGGCGACCGTCAGGCGCCCGACCGACTCCGCTCCCATCCGCAGGCCCCGCGGCCACACCTGCGCGGCGGCCCACCCGGCTTGCCGCCAATCGGCGACGACCGCGACGTGGACGGCGTCCAGCACGACGGACCGGTACGCCGCCGGATGGCCGATCCCGCACGGGAGGGCCTCGGCGCTCGGAAGCGGCGACGTCGTGAGGGAATCGCTGTAGTAGCCCCGCAGCGACCCGAGGTCGATGCCCGTCGCCCCCAGGTCCCCGGCCAGCGCCGCGAACAGCAGCTCGCAGCGGCCCGACACGTACGGGTCGGCGCCGGCGCACTCGGGAGGGAATCCCTCCAGGGGCCCTCGCACGGTCTGCTCGCCGTGGCGCCACGCCACCGCCAACGTCGCCAGGTCGGCCGCCGCCTCGTGGATCGA of the bacterium genome contains:
- a CDS encoding ATPase, T2SS/T4P/T4SS family, with amino-acid sequence MSLREEIWDEVLPLVQDYRLNVEENDDEPLAVAEGCRDLADGAIRSRLARELNTTGRVLSDDDLRWLQEEMAGLLGAGPLQRFLERNDVENIYCFGPELVMLGLSGGRQELVGEPVFGDEEDMVRYVAHLATTHGQTGRRFDQSSPLLDLRLRTGERVFAAMEVCGAPFLTVRCHRHRDVRLDDLVESGSLSEQAAEFLRAAVRPPGPANILVCGALGAGKTTLLRALLAEVGPSEVVCTLEQTFELFLDQSHPLTFAVETREANSDGSGEISMEELAKRSLRSGADRVIVGELRGSEAATFLSACGTGSDGSMATIHASSPRQALSRLVRYCLAAGGAGIQSALVQEVAEVIHLVVHLRGDPRTGFRGVNSIAEVSCADGERFETHEIFGRTSRNAPLMLRSQPRNPEVIDRILEGGLDTSRWPPEGLLDSVQRARDLVAP
- a CDS encoding SAF domain-containing protein produces the protein MSQAVSVLGTVSSDQQPGEPAAVATTGSSGSRRRLLIVLLGVLVLLGGVAGYLLTSGFFEEPQQVLVAAVDIPRGSAVSAGDLAGVRVDIGGIPHIAWSPMAAGALSGLVALAPIPAGAVVHGGLFFDPAGAPSGEDLEVIVPLDTSLVPTPPQRGDLVLLVDPGAPPTERDPGRPRQVFQWLELRDFDGSSMRMFVPPAEWAQWRDVHAALGSAPQVLPVPPGGDPEAMARSLNEVWAAEWEAEAQFIEASLPEPEPVHGAGPGELEVIVPLDTRLVPSGVRTGDLVLLVDPGAEPTASDSGRPRRVIRTLELREFQGTSVRLFVPPREWIEWRLLATEIGADPLVLPVPDGTDAEQMAAQLDAVWESRWRQDVAALPTAPAGWFQVSLPLDEAGAAAPLRDGDLVLIVDPGRPAQINDLGLGDPGRPPSVIESRVLEGWDGGVATFWAPPDRWAYYTYLPQRLGATPIVLPVNQPADRKLDASEVRALVEAVDAAYLQWAP
- a CDS encoding AraC family transcriptional regulator; the protein is MDELVDLIAGRAVADGSNESSWPGLTYYRFNGPARVHDQVARSLSIYVVAQGHGRVEFNDRTCVCGPADFFVVAQGTRLVADVLEASRDRPLLAASLRIDPVLTIELLSQIEQCLERPRAAAGRPAGGAGARGAGGG
- a CDS encoding helix-turn-helix domain-containing protein, which encodes MRFLPPSPVGFFSHPPPPPAGPPPPPPPVGPDEPPAGVGRLGHELTGALARFIRATDTDADRHVLAPLALRETAYRVLRTGQGAALAEAAYRENAGDRISAAIAFMRNELDKPIKVEDMANHVSMPVSTFAHLFKASTGSAPYQYLKRLRLDRARALLVEENRAVSEACEAVGYSTVSHFISEFKRTYGETPRAYASRLRRLGMPHSPLADEQSPERTRADAVQHPRRG